One window from the genome of Streptomyces cadmiisoli encodes:
- a CDS encoding transglutaminase TgpA family protein: protein MSGQARMALCATAATLMAACALLPLVDDPMWLFQAAFLLMIQSGVGAAARRVPLARPLTVAVQALVTLVLLTLVFAREYAFAGLIPGPDALKHFADLLQQGTDDVSRYAIPAPLSDGIKLMLVGGVLVIGLAVDVIAVTFRSAAPAGLPLLALYSVAAGLADGGGGWAWFLIAAVGYLMLLLAEGRDRLSQWGRVFGAAPRTPGGEPGGPVAPARTGRRIGVVALGTALVVPLALPSMDGGLLDAAGSGAGAGGGGGGTISAVNPLVSLRDSLNVEEDRTVMTVRTSTNDLSNMYLRIVSLDDFDGTTWKPSRRNIVAVPDEFPTPAGLGADVRRTEVRTRIAAADWYAQDWLPMPYPPSDVRVDGNWRYEPVGMTLVGDHGQNTRGATYEVTSLDVRPTAEQLATAPEPPAALTREFTKVPDSLPPVVPRTAREITAGAKNPYEQAVRLQEHFAVTGGFQYDTEVAVGGGSDGIARFLRDKRGFCVHFSFAMASMARTLGIPARVAVGFAPGTPQADGTVSVGLRDAHAWPELYFEGIGWTRFEPTPNRGTTPTYTQPEVPDSNVPDLPEASATNDPSPSAEPSSSESCSAEDKRLEVCGAALPLDPGATDDGGPPWYQLAGWVLLGLAVVVVPLVPMLWRLRRRTVRLASARHTGAAALAGGTAEPPGEGDGDEARAAASHLLVEPSDRHAAEVAAAYVLAVWRELTDTAWDYGILPDDALTPRKAAARIVRLGHLDEQAAASVHRVAGAVEQVLFAPRPRAQTGLADNVRTLRAALRSRVSRRTRVRAVVAPRSAVRAVWDLNDRWTAFRARLATRWAALIRRPSGQQSG from the coding sequence ATGAGCGGGCAGGCACGTATGGCGCTGTGCGCCACGGCGGCGACGCTGATGGCCGCGTGCGCCCTGCTGCCGCTGGTCGACGACCCCATGTGGCTCTTCCAGGCGGCCTTTCTGCTGATGATCCAGAGCGGCGTGGGCGCCGCGGCCCGGCGGGTGCCGCTGGCCCGCCCGCTGACCGTCGCCGTGCAGGCCCTGGTCACGCTCGTGCTGCTGACCCTGGTCTTCGCCCGGGAGTACGCGTTCGCCGGGCTGATCCCCGGCCCGGACGCGCTGAAGCACTTCGCCGACCTGCTCCAGCAGGGCACGGACGACGTGAGTCGGTACGCCATCCCGGCGCCGCTGTCCGACGGCATCAAGCTGATGCTCGTCGGCGGCGTCCTGGTGATCGGCCTGGCGGTGGACGTCATCGCGGTGACCTTCCGCAGCGCCGCCCCGGCCGGACTGCCGCTGCTCGCGCTGTACTCGGTCGCGGCCGGGCTGGCCGACGGCGGCGGGGGCTGGGCGTGGTTCCTGATCGCCGCGGTCGGCTATCTGATGCTGCTGCTCGCCGAAGGGCGGGACCGGCTCTCGCAGTGGGGCCGGGTGTTCGGCGCGGCGCCGCGCACCCCGGGCGGGGAGCCCGGCGGCCCGGTCGCCCCGGCGCGCACCGGGCGGCGGATCGGCGTGGTCGCGCTGGGCACGGCCCTGGTGGTGCCGCTGGCCCTGCCCTCGATGGACGGCGGGCTGCTGGACGCCGCCGGGTCGGGCGCGGGTGCGGGCGGCGGGGGCGGCGGCACGATCTCCGCGGTGAACCCGCTGGTGTCGCTCCGGGACAGTCTGAACGTCGAGGAGGACCGCACGGTCATGACCGTGCGCACCAGCACCAACGACCTGTCCAACATGTACCTGCGGATCGTCTCACTGGACGACTTCGACGGCACCACGTGGAAGCCGTCCCGCCGGAACATCGTCGCGGTGCCGGACGAGTTCCCCACCCCGGCGGGCCTCGGCGCGGACGTCCGGCGCACGGAGGTCCGCACCCGTATCGCGGCGGCGGACTGGTACGCGCAGGACTGGCTGCCGATGCCCTACCCGCCGAGCGACGTACGGGTCGACGGCAACTGGCGGTACGAGCCGGTCGGAATGACCCTCGTCGGCGACCACGGCCAGAACACCCGGGGCGCGACGTACGAGGTGACCAGCCTCGACGTGCGGCCCACGGCCGAGCAGCTCGCCACGGCACCGGAGCCGCCGGCCGCCCTGACGCGCGAGTTCACCAAGGTGCCGGACTCCCTGCCGCCGGTGGTGCCGAGGACGGCCCGGGAGATCACGGCCGGCGCGAAGAACCCCTACGAGCAGGCGGTCAGGCTCCAGGAGCACTTCGCCGTGACCGGCGGGTTCCAGTACGACACCGAGGTGGCGGTCGGCGGCGGCTCCGACGGGATCGCCCGGTTCCTGCGGGACAAGCGCGGCTTCTGCGTGCACTTCTCGTTCGCGATGGCGTCGATGGCCCGCACGCTGGGCATACCGGCTCGCGTCGCGGTGGGGTTCGCGCCCGGTACGCCCCAGGCGGACGGCACGGTCTCGGTGGGCCTGCGGGACGCACACGCGTGGCCCGAGCTGTACTTCGAGGGCATCGGCTGGACCCGTTTCGAGCCGACGCCCAACCGGGGCACGACGCCCACCTACACCCAGCCGGAGGTCCCGGACAGCAACGTCCCCGACCTGCCGGAGGCCTCCGCCACGAACGACCCGTCGCCCTCGGCGGAACCGTCGAGCAGCGAGAGCTGCTCCGCGGAGGACAAGCGGCTGGAGGTGTGCGGCGCGGCGCTGCCGCTGGACCCGGGGGCCACGGACGACGGTGGCCCGCCCTGGTACCAGCTCGCGGGCTGGGTGCTGCTCGGGCTCGCGGTGGTCGTCGTGCCGCTGGTGCCCATGCTGTGGCGGCTGAGACGGCGGACCGTGCGGCTGGCGTCGGCCCGGCACACCGGTGCCGCCGCCCTGGCCGGGGGCACCGCGGAACCGCCCGGTGAGGGCGACGGTGACGAGGCGCGGGCCGCGGCCTCCCATCTGCTGGTGGAGCCGTCCGACCGGCACGCCGCCGAGGTCGCCGCCGCGTATGTGCTGGCGGTGTGGCGCGAGCTGACGGACACCGCCTGGGACTACGGCATCCTGCCGGACGACGCGCTGACGCCGCGGAAGGCCGCCGCGCGGATCGTGCGGCTCGGGCATCTGGACGAGCAGGCGGCCGCGTCGGTGCATCGGGTGGCGGGTGCCGTGGAGCAGGTGCTGTTCGCGCCGCGGCCGCGCGCTCAGACGGGTCTCGCCGACAACGTGCGCACACTGCGGGCGGCTCTGCGGTCCAGGGTCAGCCGGCGCACACGGGTGCGGGCGGTCGTCGCGCCCCGTTCGGCCGTCCGCGCGGTCTGGGACCTCAACGACCGCTGGACGGCCTTCAGAGCCCGTCTGGCCACCCGCTGGGCCGCGTTGATCCGTCGCCCGTCGGGCCAGCAGAGCGGCTGA